The Nocardia arthritidis genome has a window encoding:
- a CDS encoding ATP-binding protein: protein MRTKIAAALALPVLVAATLAAARVQTQLADAARFTSTADHVGVLPAAVDLGAAVDALGATRIAGTDPAASARGVDDAAHRLADQIADLGRATGPLGDAIASARMLTDRLSSDAHTADIADRVDTINATLQRGVADAVPTAGSEYLSRLSDRFVDAWDARRAFASQRILSAGTDRGPHSQTRLVFSAGVEATALGELATGEPASSPIDTTLRANRARLDALSNGADIDTLADTFTAGEASYRQIMADATAALRQGITDRATESSTSALRDTAIVIAALLGALTVALLIAQSLVIPIRRLRDGALRAARHDLPKMIARIRAADPDTRLPAPVRLAHNTGEELGELGEAIDDLHRQAIKLAGEQATIRRQVNDMFETLSRRNKALIDQQLGLIEALERDEENPARLRSLFRLDHLVTRMRRNGNNLLVLAGTTARRNRTGPVTMTEVIQAAISEVEEYRRVAPNGELDVTVAGAIAPDLAHILAELLDNALRFSPPDSPVRLTLASAIDGGVLIDIADAGLGMAPDEIAEINRDLVTGGSISADTARRMGLFVVGRLAHRHDIAVRLRPTRGVGDRTGITVGVHVPAAALVESAPRPGPEIGAAIVSRRTPQPAPSPVAIAATASARVADPPGPATAARHPGARLPKRRPGANGFPVSSPEAVPTNSTEPPPPRHHREPRPRAAATTAFFTARLSDTVAPQQDSDNEPTPIYQRLVSEWLADPNVPPEVRSTRWSSASADAGWDAARQAASHPVERTTAAGLPIRQPGARLIPGSAAADDAPSTRDPERIRAGLTGLRSGIERAREQTGATTDDPRETR, encoded by the coding sequence GGCTCGCCGATCAGATCGCCGATCTCGGCCGCGCCACCGGTCCGCTCGGCGATGCGATCGCCTCGGCCCGGATGCTCACCGATCGACTCAGCTCGGACGCGCACACCGCCGACATCGCCGATCGAGTGGACACCATCAACGCCACACTCCAGCGCGGGGTAGCCGATGCCGTACCGACAGCGGGATCGGAATATCTGAGCCGGTTGAGTGACCGATTCGTCGACGCATGGGACGCGCGCCGCGCCTTCGCGAGTCAGCGAATCCTCTCGGCCGGCACCGACCGTGGCCCGCATTCACAAACCCGGCTCGTCTTCTCGGCCGGCGTCGAAGCCACCGCACTCGGCGAACTCGCCACAGGGGAACCCGCTTCGAGCCCGATCGACACGACACTGCGGGCCAACCGGGCACGGCTGGACGCGCTGTCCAACGGCGCCGATATCGACACACTCGCCGATACCTTCACCGCGGGCGAGGCGAGCTACCGCCAGATCATGGCCGATGCCACCGCGGCGCTGCGGCAAGGGATCACTGATCGAGCCACCGAGTCCAGCACCTCGGCACTGCGCGACACCGCCATCGTCATCGCGGCACTGCTCGGCGCGCTCACGGTTGCCCTGCTGATCGCGCAATCGCTGGTGATCCCGATCCGCCGTCTGCGCGACGGCGCGCTGCGTGCGGCGCGCCACGATCTGCCCAAGATGATCGCGCGTATCCGGGCCGCGGACCCGGATACGCGGCTCCCCGCACCGGTACGCCTTGCCCATAACACCGGCGAGGAGCTCGGCGAGCTCGGCGAAGCCATCGACGACCTGCACCGCCAGGCCATCAAACTGGCCGGCGAGCAGGCCACGATCCGGCGCCAGGTCAACGATATGTTCGAAACGCTGTCACGCCGCAACAAAGCGCTGATCGATCAGCAACTGGGCTTGATCGAGGCACTGGAGCGGGACGAGGAGAACCCGGCCCGGCTACGCAGCCTGTTCCGACTGGACCATCTGGTGACTCGCATGCGCCGAAACGGCAACAACCTGCTGGTGCTCGCCGGAACCACGGCGCGACGCAACCGGACCGGCCCGGTGACCATGACCGAGGTGATCCAGGCCGCGATATCGGAGGTCGAGGAGTATCGAAGGGTCGCGCCGAACGGGGAACTCGACGTCACCGTCGCCGGTGCCATCGCGCCGGATCTCGCGCACATCCTCGCCGAGCTACTCGATAACGCGCTGCGCTTCTCCCCACCGGACAGCCCGGTACGGCTGACCCTCGCATCGGCGATCGATGGCGGTGTGCTCATCGACATCGCCGACGCCGGGCTCGGCATGGCGCCGGACGAGATCGCCGAGATCAACCGGGATCTGGTGACCGGCGGTTCGATCAGCGCCGATACCGCGCGGCGAATGGGCCTGTTCGTTGTCGGGCGGCTGGCGCACCGGCACGATATCGCGGTTCGACTGCGGCCGACCCGTGGCGTCGGCGATCGCACCGGCATTACCGTCGGGGTGCATGTGCCCGCGGCGGCGCTGGTCGAATCGGCTCCGCGACCCGGTCCGGAGATCGGCGCCGCGATCGTCTCCCGGCGGACACCACAGCCTGCTCCGTCACCGGTCGCCATCGCGGCCACGGCTTCGGCCCGAGTGGCGGACCCGCCCGGCCCGGCGACCGCAGCCCGGCACCCAGGCGCCCGCCTGCCCAAAAGGCGCCCCGGGGCGAACGGATTCCCGGTCAGCTCGCCCGAGGCCGTTCCGACGAATTCCACGGAACCACCGCCACCACGCCACCACCGCGAACCGCGGCCCCGCGCAGCCGCTACCACGGCCTTCTTTACCGCCCGGCTATCGGATACCGTTGCGCCGCAACAGGATTCCGACAACGAGCCGACGCCGATCTACCAGCGGCTCGTCTCCGAATGGCTGGCCGACCCGAACGTCCCGCCGGAAGTCCGCAGCACGCGGTGGTCATCGGCCAGCGCCGACGCCGGGTGGGATGCGGCGCGCCAGGCCGCATCCCACCCGGTCGAACGGACGACCGCGGCCGGACTGCCGATCCGCCAGCCCGGCGCCCGCCTGATCCCCGGTTCCGCGGCCGCCGATGATGCGCCATCCACCCGCGATCCCGAACGGATTCGCGCCGGACTCACCGGGCTGCGATCCGGTATCGAGCGAGCCCGCGAGCAGACCGGGGCCACTACCGATGACCCTAGGGAGACCCGATGA
- a CDS encoding DUF742 domain-containing protein translates to MTDESTHPPDEPRLARPYAVTGGRTEAAVDLPLEALIETIAAGPTSGLPGTIADLCDTPLSVAEIATAIGLPIGVTRVLIADLILAGILRRHDTLAADATLFERRALLERTLGGLRAL, encoded by the coding sequence GTGACCGACGAATCGACTCACCCGCCCGACGAACCGCGCCTGGCGCGGCCCTATGCCGTCACCGGCGGCAGAACCGAAGCGGCCGTGGACCTTCCGCTCGAGGCGCTGATCGAAACCATCGCCGCCGGTCCGACGAGCGGATTGCCCGGCACGATCGCCGACCTGTGCGACACCCCGCTGTCGGTCGCCGAGATCGCCACCGCGATCGGGCTGCCCATCGGGGTCACCCGGGTGCTCATCGCCGATCTGATCCTCGCCGGAATCCTGCGCCGACACGACACCCTGGCCGCCGACGCCACGCTGTTCGAGCGTCGCGCTCTGTTGGAAAGGACGCTCGGTGGTCTTCGCGCACTCTGA
- a CDS encoding GTP-binding protein: MVFAHSDRPRPTGPARSTKIAVAGGFGTGKTTFVGAISEIVPVRTEALVTEASAGIDSLAGLPGKESTTVAMDFGRITMSDELTLYLFGTPGQHRFWFMWDDIIRGAIGAVVLVDLRRIDESFAAIDYFEMRELPFIIAENVFPDSPEVDIGDIREALTVSNQVPILRIDARDRESVKRALITLTQHALNRLATDPM; the protein is encoded by the coding sequence GTGGTCTTCGCGCACTCTGACCGGCCGCGACCCACCGGCCCGGCCCGATCGACCAAGATCGCCGTGGCCGGCGGATTCGGCACCGGCAAAACCACCTTCGTCGGGGCCATCTCCGAAATCGTGCCGGTCCGCACCGAGGCGCTGGTCACCGAGGCCAGCGCCGGAATCGATTCGCTCGCCGGACTTCCGGGCAAGGAATCCACCACGGTGGCCATGGATTTCGGTCGGATCACCATGTCCGACGAGCTCACCCTCTACCTGTTCGGCACGCCCGGCCAGCACCGCTTCTGGTTCATGTGGGACGACATCATCCGCGGCGCGATCGGCGCCGTCGTACTCGTCGATCTGCGGCGAATCGACGAAAGCTTCGCCGCCATCGACTATTTCGAGATGCGTGAACTTCCGTTCATCATCGCGGAGAACGTCTTCCCCGACTCGCCCGAGGTCGACATCGGCGACATCCGGGAGGCGCTCACCGTGTCGAACCAGGTGCCGATTCTGCGAATCGACGCGCGCGACCGCGAATCCGTCAAGCGCGCCCTCATCACTCTTACCCAACACGCACTGAACCGCCTCGCCACTGACCCGATGTGA
- a CDS encoding roadblock/LC7 domain-containing protein: MNSTVRDLDWLLTKFVAEVPSVRHAAVVSADGLITAASADLPTEQADRLAAVTAGLASLATGVSNLFGGGVVQQSIIEMQYGYLLLMSAGSGAFLATLTTGGSDIGQVGYDMALLVDSVGTALQVTERSRSAGG; encoded by the coding sequence ATGAACAGCACCGTGCGTGACCTCGACTGGCTGCTGACCAAATTCGTCGCCGAGGTGCCCTCGGTCCGGCACGCCGCCGTCGTATCGGCCGACGGACTGATCACCGCGGCGAGCGCGGACCTGCCGACCGAACAGGCAGACCGGCTCGCCGCCGTCACGGCAGGGCTGGCAAGTCTCGCCACCGGCGTATCGAACCTGTTCGGCGGTGGTGTCGTGCAGCAATCGATCATCGAGATGCAGTACGGCTATCTCCTGCTGATGAGCGCGGGCAGCGGCGCCTTCCTCGCCACGCTCACCACCGGTGGCAGCGATATCGGCCAAGTCGGCTACGACATGGCGTTGCTGGTCGACAGCGTCGGTACCGCGCTCCAGGTGACCGAACGATCCCGCTCGGCCGGTGGATGA